GCTGTTCATCTCCGGCAGCGCCGACCACCTGATGCCGCCGTCGATCCAACGCTCCAACGCCAAGCACTACAACGACAACGTCATCACCGAAGTCAAGGAGTTCGACGGGCCTCATCTGCTGCCCGCGGCGCCTGGCTGGGAGACCGTCGCCGACTACGCACTCGACTGGGCCGAGAAGCACGCCAGCATCGCCCACCGCAGGAGCGACGCGGCGCACTGAGGCGCGATTGCGGCTGCGTCCTGAGCTCGTTCGAAGGACCTTTGATGTTGCCCTTCGACAGGCTCAGGGCGCGAATGCGGGAGCCCGTCTCGTACGGTTGAGGGGACTTACCGCGCGAGGTTGCCGCCTACCGCATCAAATTTGCCGCGGTAGGTGACGGTTTCACACGTACGCCAGATTCAAGTGGTCGTCGCAACACCTGTGATGGAGGTGTGTGGTGACGTATTCGATGGTGGTTCGGTGTGAGGCGTTGGCGTTGGTGGCGCAGGGCGTGTCGTGTGGGTCGGCGGCGGCGGCGGTCGGCGTGTCGGCGACGACGGTGAAGCAGTGGCGGGCGGACAGTGTCGGGGTGATGGAACGATCCGCGGCCGAGAGCGGCCGCTATCTGAGTCGGGAAGAACGCTATGAGATTGCCCGGTTGCGGGACGCGGGCTGGTCGATCTGCTCGATCGCGGACCGGCTGGGTCGGTCGGCGTCGACGGTGTCGCGGGAGCTGAGCCGCAACGCCGACGGGCAGGGGGGCTATCAGCCGGAGCAGGCCGACCAGCTGGCGTTGCGGCGCCGGCGGCGGCCGCGATCGACCCGGCTGCAGCGCTGCCCGCGGCTGCGGGCACGGGTGCAGCAGCAACTGAAGGAGCGTTTGTCGCCGGAGCAGATCTCGGGTCGGCTGCGGCTGGAGTTCGGCGACGATGAGTCCATGCGGATCAGCCACGAAAGCATCTACCAGGCCATCTATGTGCATCCACGGGGGGAGCTGAAACGTGAGCTGCGGGCGCATCTGCGCACCGGCCGGGACCGGCGGCGGCCGCGGAACACCCGCCGGCACCGGGGCGGGGCGATCATCGACCCGGTCTCCATCCATGACCGGCCGGCCGAGATCGAGGGCCGGCTGGTACCCGGGCACTACGAAGGCGATCTGATCGTCGGGCCACTCGGCGCCCCGGCGGTGATCGCGACCCTGGTCGAACGCAGCTGCGGCTACCTCCGGCTGATCCACCTGCCGCTCGACCGGTCCGCCGAGACGGTCACCGCCGCGCTGATTGCCGACGTCGAGCACGGGCCGTGGACCACCCGCAGCATCACCTGGGACCGGGGCGCGGAGCTGGCCCAGCACAAGCGGTTCCTCGCCCAGACCGGGATCCAAATCTACTTCGCCGATCCCCACGCACCCTGGCAGCGAGGCAGCAACGAGAACACCAACGGCCTGCTACGGGAATACTTCCCGACTTGTATGGGGTGCAGCGAGTGCCGTGATCGGGTCAACTGCCCGTAGCGTCTCGTAGGACATCGGGCGGGCTGACTCGAATACTTCCTGCCGCCTTTCGGCTGGCTCGCTTTGGGTGTGTCGCCCGCCCGGTGTCTGTTCGCGGCTTGACTCAACAGAGGCGTGACCATGAGGCACTG
The sequence above is a segment of the Actinomycetota bacterium genome. Coding sequences within it:
- a CDS encoding alpha/beta hydrolase; its protein translation is LFISGSADHLMPPSIQRSNAKHYNDNVITEVKEFDGPHLLPAAPGWETVADYALDWAEKHASIAHRRSDAAH
- a CDS encoding IS30 family transposase, with the protein product MTYSMVVRCEALALVAQGVSCGSAAAAVGVSATTVKQWRADSVGVMERSAAESGRYLSREERYEIARLRDAGWSICSIADRLGRSASTVSRELSRNADGQGGYQPEQADQLALRRRRRPRSTRLQRCPRLRARVQQQLKERLSPEQISGRLRLEFGDDESMRISHESIYQAIYVHPRGELKRELRAHLRTGRDRRRPRNTRRHRGGAIIDPVSIHDRPAEIEGRLVPGHYEGDLIVGPLGAPAVIATLVERSCGYLRLIHLPLDRSAETVTAALIADVEHGPWTTRSITWDRGAELAQHKRFLAQTGIQIYFADPHAPWQRGSNENTNGLLREYFPTCMGCSECRDRVNCP